The Salvelinus alpinus chromosome 28, SLU_Salpinus.1, whole genome shotgun sequence genome includes a window with the following:
- the g6pd gene encoding glucose-6-phosphate 1-dehydrogenase isoform X7 — protein sequence MAGRKMSSIPLSRSEVFGELRKELHEDEEFRQSDAHIFIIMGASGDLAKKKIYPTLWWLFRDGLLPEQTHFVGFARSDLTVDAIKTACMPYLKVADSEAERLSVFFSRNSYVSGKYTEESAFSNLHTHLLSLPGGGEANRLFYLALPPSIYHDVTKNIKHHCMSTKGWNRVIVEKPFGRDLQSSEELSTHLSSLFTEDQIYRIDHYLGKEMVQNLMVLRFGNRIFGPIWNRDSIACVVLTFKEPFGTQGRGGYFDDFGIIRDVMQNHLLQMLSLVAMEKPASTSSDDVRDEKVKVLKCIAPITMSDVVLGQYVGDPEGEGDAKLGYLDDPTVPKGSTQATFATAVLYVHNERWDGVPFILRCGKALNERKAEVRLQFTDVPGDIFGAQCRRNELVVRVQPNEAVYAKMMSKKPGVYFHPEETELDLTYKSRYKDVKLPDAYERLILDVFCGSQMHFVRSDELREAWRIFTPLLHQIENEKTPPTPYKYGSRGPTEADELSKRVGFRYEGTYKWVNPHRL from the exons ATGGCTGGAA GAAAAATGagctccattcccctctctcggTCCGAGGTGTTTGGGGAGCTGCGGAAGGAGCTGCATGAGGATGAGGAGTTCCGTCAGTCCGACGCTCACATCTTCATCATCATGGGAGCATCg GGGGATCTAGCCAAGAAGAAAATCTACCCAACTCTATG GTGGTTGTTTAGAGATGGGCTCCTTCCTGAACAGACTCACTTTGTGGGCTTTGCCCGCTCTGACCTCACGGTGGATGCCATCAAAACTGCCTGCATGCCCTATCTGAAG GTGGCAGACTCTGAGGCGGAACGGTTGTCTGTGTTCTTCAGCCGTAACTCTTATGTCAGTGGGAAGTACACTGAGGAGAGTGCCTTCTCCAACCTCCACACCCACCTGTTGTCCCTGCCCGGGGGTGGTGAGGCCAACCGCCTCTTCTACCTGGCCCTGCCGCCCAGCATCTACCACGATGTCACCAAGAACATTAAGCACCACTGCATGAGCACCAA GGGCTGGAACAGGGTGATTGTGGAGAAGCCGTTTGGTCGTGACCTGCAGAGCTCTGAGGAGCtgtccacccacctctcctcCCTGTTTACTGAGGATCAGATCTACCGCATAGACCACTACCTGGGCAAGGAGATGGTGCAGAACCTCATGGTCctcag GTTCGGGAACCGGATCTTTGGGCCAATCTGGAACAGGGACAGCATAGCGTGTGTGGTCCTCACCTTCAAAGAACCCTTCGGCACCCAGGGCCGAGGCGGCTACTTTGACGACTTTGGCATCATCCG TGATGTCATGCAGAACCACTTGCTCCAGATGCTCTCTCTGGTTGCCATGGAGAAGCCAGCCTCCACCAGCTCTGATGATGTCAGGGATgaaaag GTGAAGGTGCTGAAGTGCATCGCCCCCATTACCATGTCAGATGTGGTGTTGGGGCAGTACGTGGGCGacccagagggagagggggacgcCAAGCTGGGTTACCTTGATGACCCCACTGTCCCCAAAGGCTCCACCCAGGCCACCTTTGCCACAGCTGTGCTCTACGTGCACAACGAGCGCTGGGATG GTGTTCCCTTCATCCTGCGTTGCGGCAAAGCCCTGAATGAGCGGAAAGCAGAGGTCCGGTTGCAGTTCACCGACGTCCCGGGGGACATCTTTGGCGCGCAGTGTCGTAGGAATGAGCTGGTTGTGCGCGTGCAGCCCAACGAGGCCGTCTACGCCAAGATGATGAGCAAGAAACCAGGCGTGTACTTCCACCCCGAGGAGACGGAGCTGGACCTCACCTACAAGAGCAGATACAAG GATGTGAAGTTGCCCGACGCCTACGAGCGTCTCATCCTGGACGTCTTCTGTGGCAGCCAGATGCACTTTGTCAGAAG TGATGAGCTGAGGGAAGCCTGGAGGATCTTTACGCCTCTCCTTCATCAGATAGAGAACGAGAAGACTCCCCCCACACCCTACAAATATGGAAG CCGGGGTCCAACGGAAGCGGACGAGCTCTCAAAGAGGGTCGGTTTCCGTTACGAAGGAACATACAAATGGGTCAACCCCCACCGActgtga